The DNA region CTATACCATATGTCTCTACAAGGATAGAATCAACATCATCTGGTTTGAATGCATGCTCTTTTACTAATTCCAGTGTTGCCTGTATTGCTCCATGTGTATGCCGGCATCCAGTATATGGTTTAATATAAATATCAAGAATTGTAAAATGCTCACCCAATTTATCAATAAGCCTTTCAGGCTTTGGCTCTGCTTTACTGGTAATTTGTGTAAAGCCGCCTTTAAGCTCTGACCCTTCAAATACTTTTGGGAAGCCCGTAATTCCATGTGCTGCAAGCCCTGCAGCCATAATTCCTGCACTTGCAGCTTGCCCACCCTGAACAATCTTTATGGTATATCCACCCATAAGATGTTCAGCCATTGATAGAGGTACAACATATCCTGCATTGCCTAACGCATTGAGCATAGCTTTTTCATCAAACTGCATGAGTTTGCCTGCTGCAGTTGCAGCACCAAACGTTCCGCATGTACCCGTTGGCAAAAAACCAGAAAGCGTATGGAATGGATGCACTGAAGCAGCAGCTCTATTTGCAACCTCGTAGCCAGCAACAATAGCTGTCAGAATACTTTTGCCATCTTTTTTAAATTTTTCACCAAGTGAAATTACAGCAGGCATAACGGCGCACACTGGGTGATTCCCTCCAAATCGCAAACCATCCTGAGCTTCGATAGCTTCAGCTGTCGTACCATTAACAAATGCTGCACTGAGTAAATCTGTCTTTAGCTGTGTACCCAGAATTGTTGCAGTGCCTCTACTGCCAGTTGATTTTATGAATTTAATAATATTTTTTACAGCATCTATCTCTAAAGAACCATATACATTGGCAATATAGTCAAGAAGGCATAATTTTGCTTTATAGATAACCTCTTGTGGGATGTCATCATAGGATAGCTTTGCACAAAAGTCCGAAAGTATCTTTGTATATTCCATACTTTCCTCCTTTGAAATTTGAATTTAAGTATGTCATTCTGAGGTCACAAAGTGACCAAAGAATCTTTTTATTACTACGATATAGATCCCTCCCCGATGTTATTGGGAACAAGATAACTGTATGCATATTTCTCCATTAAGACATCTTTACAACCAAAATGAATATCCTTTGAAATAATAATTCAAATCTATACATAGCCCCGCTTTTCATAAATCTTAATCATCCTGAATGGATCCAGAATCTCGCGAAGTGCTTTTAACTCTTCTGCACGTGGCGGTTCTGTTTCGTGGACATCATCACTTACCTCTAACTTCCAGGGAGTCAGTTTAACTACTTCATCTACGGTTGTATCTGGGTGATAGCTCTCTAAATAAGCCACTTTAGTTGTTTTATCAAAGCGCAACACTGCTTTATTGGTAATAATAACAGACGGGCCTGTATTGGCAGGTAAACCCCATTTTTCGCGGGCACCAGGCCCATCGATATATCCGGGTGTGGTTATAAAATCAACTCTTTCGGCCATATGGCGTGTATCATGAAGGGATATTATAAGAACTCTTTTGGCAAGTGAACCAATAGGATTTGCACCACCCGATCCGGGGAGTCTACTTTTCGGAGCGTTGTAGTCTCCTATGACTGTGGTATTAATATTTCCGTATTTATCCACCTGGCTTCCAGCAAGGAACCCAACATCTATCCAACCTCCCTGAAGAAACATGCCCATGACATCAACAAGCCCACCGATCATTGCAGCGCCGGGATTAAGACATGGATCACCCACTGATAGGGCAGGACGTGCTGGGCGTGCATCATATACTCCTGATTCCTGCATAAGTTTTGCATTAGGTGCATGTGTATATCGTGCAATATTTGCAGCCATTGTCGGGAACCCTGTCCCAACTATAACAATATCACCATCCTGAATTTCACGAGCACCACAACAGGCCATTAATTCTGGTTTAATATAGTCATTGGGATGTTCTGACATGGCAAACCTCCTTTAATACGCGTATGATACAGGGTAACTGTAATCAAACTTTGCCCAGAGCTTTTTAAATTGCTCATACCCAAATTTCTGTATGTAATGATTGATATATTCTGTTCTGTTTTTAACGCCAAACACCCATTCATCAAGAAACGCCTGAAAACCTTCCACAGTGTTTGATGCCTGCTGATAATAATATCCAAAGCTAAAATCAACATCATAGAATCCCGGTGTATAACCAGGATGTGCCCCAAATGGTTCTTCGGTTACCGCTACAACTTTGAAACCAGGAACAATAGTCCTGGAAGGGTCTTTCCCAACCATTTCACGGCTTACAATTCTTTCACAGCTTACTATCACCTTTTTTGCTGCATTTGCACCCCATTTGCAATCACCACCAATACCCCACATCTGTGCATTGCCTTCTTCATCTGCCTGTTGCACATGAATAATAGCTACATCTGGATTAAGTGCAGGCACAAGCATCACTGGACTGCCATCAAATGGCGAATCAATAAATTTATATTTATTATCACCCATAAATGATTTTATATTCATGAGGTCAGTACCTACCATATCTTTAACAGGTACAAACGGCATACCTAACGCACCCGCCATAAGCATCAGCGGCAATGATAAATTGGTATATTCTTCAAGTTCAATTTTGTGGGGAATGCCTTTTTCTATTGAGCGGCGGAAGCATCGTGCTAATCCATAAAGCCCTAATGAAATGAATGTGCTAATGAAGCGCTTCACGCATCCTGCTCCTATCAGCATATCAAAGTCATCCGCAGTATTGCTACGAACAAC from Spirochaetota bacterium includes:
- a CDS encoding CoA transferase subunit A, giving the protein MNKIMTTQEAIAKYVNDGDFLFIGGYICRPPFAAIHEIIRQKKKDLTVVRSNTADDFDMLIGAGCVKRFISTFISLGLYGLARCFRRSIEKGIPHKIELEEYTNLSLPLMLMAGALGMPFVPVKDMVGTDLMNIKSFMGDNKYKFIDSPFDGSPVMLVPALNPDVAIIHVQQADEEGNAQMWGIGGDCKWGANAAKKVIVSCERIVSREMVGKDPSRTIVPGFKVVAVTEEPFGAHPGYTPGFYDVDFSFGYYYQQASNTVEGFQAFLDEWVFGVKNRTEYINHYIQKFGYEQFKKLWAKFDYSYPVSYAY
- a CDS encoding MmgE/PrpD family protein gives rise to the protein MEYTKILSDFCAKLSYDDIPQEVIYKAKLCLLDYIANVYGSLEIDAVKNIIKFIKSTGSRGTATILGTQLKTDLLSAAFVNGTTAEAIEAQDGLRFGGNHPVCAVMPAVISLGEKFKKDGKSILTAIVAGYEVANRAAASVHPFHTLSGFLPTGTCGTFGAATAAGKLMQFDEKAMLNALGNAGYVVPLSMAEHLMGGYTIKIVQGGQAASAGIMAAGLAAHGITGFPKVFEGSELKGGFTQITSKAEPKPERLIDKLGEHFTILDIYIKPYTGCRHTHGAIQATLELVKEHAFKPDDVDSILVETYGIAELAVGKHVSHNSSFVSAQFSIPYMVSASILDGEIGPAQISEKRIGDSKLIDFTKKVTVKAADDLNAVYPDKTASRVTVKLKDGKTLQKQVDIPKGDPRDPMGVEDIKQKIRRFAIKRKVDVDMLAKMVMSIEDVKDINKLIKII
- a CDS encoding CoA-transferase subunit beta, which encodes MSEHPNDYIKPELMACCGAREIQDGDIVIVGTGFPTMAANIARYTHAPNAKLMQESGVYDARPARPALSVGDPCLNPGAAMIGGLVDVMGMFLQGGWIDVGFLAGSQVDKYGNINTTVIGDYNAPKSRLPGSGGANPIGSLAKRVLIISLHDTRHMAERVDFITTPGYIDGPGAREKWGLPANTGPSVIITNKAVLRFDKTTKVAYLESYHPDTTVDEVVKLTPWKLEVSDDVHETEPPRAEELKALREILDPFRMIKIYEKRGYV